A region of the Mesorhizobium shangrilense genome:
TGCCGGGTGCGGATGTGCTGATCCGGGACGGAAAGATCGCCGAGATCGGAATTGGCATCAACGCCGGCGACGCCGAACTGATCGATGCAGCCGGCATGATCCTGATGCCGGGTATGAACGATGGTCACAGACATCTTTGGCTTGGCCTGCACGCTGGCAGGCTCGTCAAGACCGATCCGCAGAAATACTCCGGCTACCAAAGATGGAAAATGCGCACCATGGTGTGCATGACCCCGGAAGATTTCCATCTGGCCGGATATGTTGGCGGGCTCCAGGCGATCAACTCGGGCGTGACGAGCGTGCTGGACTACGCGCATGCCCATCACACCAAGGAAAAGGCGCTCGCTGGAGCACGCGGGTTTGTTGCATCTGGGGTCTCCGGAGTATTCTGCTACCAGGCGTCTCACAATCCGACTTATGGACCTGGAGATACCGTGCCGGAGGCCCAGGCAACGGCCGAGCGGAACGGAGCGCCACAAGAATCCAACTACGAGACGGCAGCACTGCTTCGCGACCTCTTCTCCGAGGAGGGCGATGGCCCGGTGAAATTTGGCATCGCAATCAGCGAGGGGTTGGGCCGACGCAGCATGACAGACATGAAGCGGGAATTTGAACGAGCTCGTTCGTTCAATCCGCATCTGATATGTTGCCATCTCCACAAACCGAATCCAATGCCCCCCTCGGGCGTCTATCGCGGCATTGCCGACCTTCATGCGGCAGGTCTGCTCGGCCCGGATTTTCAGGTTTCACACGGCGTGGAGATGTCGGACGACGAACTCGTCATGCTCCGCGATTCCGGTGGGATGATCTGCTCGTGTGCGATGGGGGAGTTTCCTTATCCGGCAGCTTCCATTCACGGCAAGGCACGGCAGATGGGAATCCCCGCGGGGCTCGGGCTCGACGTGAACATGGCGCTGACCGACGACTATTTCGAGCATGTCCGGGCGGGTTTCTGGAGTCTCTACAGGTCGGTGGAATACGCCGGCATTGCCCGGGCCTATCAATCTGCGGACGTGCTGGATTTCGCGACCCGATGGGGGGCCAAGGCGATGCGCCTAGGTGACGCGGGCTCGATTGCCGTCGGAAACCATGCCGACCTGGTACTTCTCAAGACATCGCGCATCGGCTTCGCCACCTGCGGCAGCCTGGCGGACCGCGTCGTGAATTTTGCTGGCCTTTCCGACATCGACAGCGTTTGGGTGCGCGGCGTCGCGCGTAAGCGACACGGCGAGATGATCGGCATCGATTGGGCAAGCCTTCGAGCACAAATGGTCGATGCTCAGCAGCGGATCGAGCGCGACGCAGCAACCGTAACTCTGACCTGATCATACAGCTGACATCGCGCCTAGAGGCTGATCGTCCTCCTCGCGAGCAAGGGGAAACTCAAGGAGTTGGAGCGCTATCATGCTCACTAAAAG
Encoded here:
- a CDS encoding amidohydrolase family protein produces the protein MSEITRKEFLRLGAAGAAAIAVASTNRPAPAVAAARGAARATLIRGADVLTMDQKLGELPGADVLIRDGKIAEIGIGINAGDAELIDAAGMILMPGMNDGHRHLWLGLHAGRLVKTDPQKYSGYQRWKMRTMVCMTPEDFHLAGYVGGLQAINSGVTSVLDYAHAHHTKEKALAGARGFVASGVSGVFCYQASHNPTYGPGDTVPEAQATAERNGAPQESNYETAALLRDLFSEEGDGPVKFGIAISEGLGRRSMTDMKREFERARSFNPHLICCHLHKPNPMPPSGVYRGIADLHAAGLLGPDFQVSHGVEMSDDELVMLRDSGGMICSCAMGEFPYPAASIHGKARQMGIPAGLGLDVNMALTDDYFEHVRAGFWSLYRSVEYAGIARAYQSADVLDFATRWGAKAMRLGDAGSIAVGNHADLVLLKTSRIGFATCGSLADRVVNFAGLSDIDSVWVRGVARKRHGEMIGIDWASLRAQMVDAQQRIERDAATVTLT